DNA from Acidobacteriota bacterium:
CCGGCGTATAGCCCGCGCACCGGGCTCCTCTACGTGAATTCCTTTGACGCGGAGGGCGTCTACTATCAGCGCGACGACGAGTATGAGGCGGGCAGGCACTTCCTCGGCGGCGGCCACAGGATGCCGCTTGCGGCCGACCACTACAAGAGCGCGATCCGGGCGATCGAGGCGACGACCGGCAAGATCCGCTGGGAGTTCCCGATCACGCCGCGCACCCGCAGCGGCGTTCTCGCCACCGCCGGCGGCCTCGTCTGGAGCGCCAGCGTCGACGGCTACTTCTTCGCCCTGGACGAGGAGACGGGCGAGCCGCTGTGGCGCATCTCGCTCGGCGGCGCGCCGCACGCGTCGCCGATGAGCTACGCCGTCGGCGGCGAGCAGCGGATCGTCGTCGCGATGGGGAACGTCGTCTTTGTCTTCGGCCTGGCGGAGGAATAGGGTCCTGGCTGGTCGGCACGAACCGGCCGGAGATTCTGGAGATGGGAGTTCCCTGATGGAAGCTTGGAAGCGGCGTTGGAGTCGTCCTTTCGGCAGCGATGGTTTCAGGCTCAGTGGCAACCTCGCCGCTGCGCTCCTGGTGCTGGCGCTTGCGCAACTACTGCCGGCGGCGGTAGCTGGGCGAACCGGCAGTCCCCAGGCGCAGGCGGGAACTCAGGAGCCGGACAACGATGCGGATGGCCTAGTGGAGAACGCCTTCATGGCCGATCGCAACGGCGATGGCGTGCTGACGGAAGACGAAGTGAGGCCAGGCATGTTCTCACTGCTGGATGTCAACCGGGACGGCCGAGCGGACCCAGGCGAAGTGCGCGCGTTCCTCGCGCTCGGGCGCGGACCCTTCAATTGGGTCAACCCGCCCGGAGAGGATCGCGGGTTTCCGGGCGTGACTCACGCGACGTTCACGAGTCCGTCCATGGGCATTCCGGTGGGCTACAACATCTACCTTCCGCCGGGGTACGACGACGCCGCGAATCGTCATACCCGCTATCCGGTCATCTACTACCTCCACGGCGGGCGACCAGGTAACGAATCACGGAGCATCGGGATAGCCGAGTACGTGCATGCGGCCATCGCTTCCGGCACCGTGCGGCCGGTGATCTTCGTCTGGGGGAACGGCGGCCGGGTGAGCTGGTACGACTACGAGGACTCCAGGGGTGAAGAGGTCCTTGTCCGGGAGCTGATTCCACACATCGACGAGACCTACCGCACCCTGGCGCACCGCGGCGGGCGTGCCTTGCAGGGGTTTTCCCAAGGGGGACGAGGGACCACGCGGATCATGTTCAGGTACCCCCACCTGTTCATCTCAGCCGCGCCTGGTGGCCCCGGCTATGCGGTGGAGAAGCTGGTCCTGGAGAACGACGGCGTTGAACGGGATCCAAGGGCTTCAGGAGCGAACGCCAGGTCGTTCGACTTCGGCAAGGGCAACGATGCGTACAGCCGTGCCCGGTCCTACGCGGAAGGTGGAATGCAGCCGGCACTCAACATCATGATCTGGGTGGGAACCAGGGGGTTCAACTACGAGGGCACCCTGGAGTACATGGGCTACCTGTATGGACTGGGTGTTCCGGCCGAACGGCTGATTGCGCCAGGCGTGGATCACAACCCTGTCTGGTTCTACGAAACTCACGGTGTGGATCTGTTGCGGTTCCATGACAGCTACTGGAGCGAATCCGGGCCGGATGGAAGCTGACGGTTCCTCCTTGCGCCGTGGGGTTCGGCTAGCCGCGGTTGCGCTGCTTCTCGCAGGCTTCGCGGGGCCCAGTTCGCTGAGGGCCCAGCAGGTTGAGGACCGGGCGGCGTCGCAGGCGGACGAGCGGGACGCCGCGGCAGAGGGCGGCCACGACGATCACGACGAAGCCGAGTCGGAGGAACCGGCCGCGCATGTCGACGAGGAGATCGTCGTAACGGGCAGTCGGGCGCGGGAGCGTTCGGTGACGAAGTCGATGGTGCCCGTGGACGTGATCTCCGCGGAGCACGTGGCGCATCAGGGAGAGACGAACCTCGACCAGCTTCTGCGCACCGTGGTGCCGTCGCTGAACATCAGTTCGATCAGCGGCGACGCGGCGACCATCGTGCGGCCGACGAACCTGCGCGGCCTGGCGCCCGATCACACGCTGGTGCTG
Protein-coding regions in this window:
- a CDS encoding alpha/beta hydrolase-fold protein; amino-acid sequence: MADRNGDGVLTEDEVRPGMFSLLDVNRDGRADPGEVRAFLALGRGPFNWVNPPGEDRGFPGVTHATFTSPSMGIPVGYNIYLPPGYDDAANRHTRYPVIYYLHGGRPGNESRSIGIAEYVHAAIASGTVRPVIFVWGNGGRVSWYDYEDSRGEEVLVRELIPHIDETYRTLAHRGGRALQGFSQGGRGTTRIMFRYPHLFISAAPGGPGYAVEKLVLENDGVERDPRASGANARSFDFGKGNDAYSRARSYAEGGMQPALNIMIWVGTRGFNYEGTLEYMGYLYGLGVPAERLIAPGVDHNPVWFYETHGVDLLRFHDSYWSESGPDGS